The nucleotide window CCTCTGACATTCCTCTTGCTGATGAAGTGATCACCAAAGGTGCGCTTGCTTTAAGCTCTCGCGGCGAGCTTTACACCAAAGAGACCATTAAAGCGCGTCTCAACATTCGTGACTTTATGGATACTATGCGTTCAAGCGGCATCCAAACTGGCGGACCAAGCACCCTTTCTCAAACCGACCGTCGTGAGTTCGCAAACCACCTCGATCGCCTGTTAGCTAAACGCTAACCGCGGTATTTGAATGACTACAACTTAGAAGTCGTCTCTTAACCGCTATAGCCCCGATGAAATTTTAATCGACATACTCCGTTCTTGATATTTATTACAATAACGGAGTCTTGCTTATGATTCGTCGAATCGCCCTCTCACTATCCATTCTTTTTGGTAACGCCCAACTTTCTTTTGCTGATGAAAGCTTTGCCGATGAGCTCTTTTCTGATCAAGAGTACGGAATCATCGGAGGCAGCATCACCTATGGTGAAAGTGTTTTCTCGACTAAAAGTGCCCCTCAATTTGGCGCGACACCCAACCTATTCTATTCAGGACCGAAAGGCTTTATTGATGGCAGCTTAGCCAATTGGCAACTGCTCCCTTACGTCGGGCTATCTGGAAATTGGCGTTTTGCTGAGGTGTCAGACACTTTTGTGGATCTACCTAACGGCATTCAAGACAGAGATGGTAATGGAGAGCTGGGGATAACCTTAGGAACGGTAGGCGCACGCCTTACCTACTTACACGATGTGACTTCAGAACATAACGGCTACGAAGTTCAGCTTCATTTAGGCAGAACATTAGAAACCTGGGCGCAGCCATTCACCATTACGCCTTACCTAGAAATCGATTATCGTGACAAAAAACTGTCCAATCACCTGTATGGTATTTCTAACACCGAATCTTCTGCCTCAGGGTTAAATCAGTTTGATGCGGGTTCGACGTTTGTTTATCAAGCAGGGTTAATCGGGCTTTATGAGTTTACGCCAACTTGGATTGGTATCGCACGCGCAGACTTGATTCATCACGACAGCGACAGCGCGTTGATACAACGAGACTTGGGCTGGTCATTCGAACTAGGCGTTACCTATCGGTTTGCGGGATTGTAAGTTTACTGACTCAAACAAAAAGAGCCTGCATCAATGCAGGCTCTTTGGTATCTCGTCTTTTATTCCGTTGATAAGCGAATCGAAATGTTCGCCTATCAC belongs to Vibrio splendidus and includes:
- a CDS encoding YaiI/YqxD family protein, with amino-acid sequence MKIWVDADACPKVIRETIVRAAERTGVECTFVANHLVPVPKRNNIHSIQVPSGFDIADDEIVKRTEPGDLVITSDIPLADEVITKGALALSSRGELYTKETIKARLNIRDFMDTMRSSGIQTGGPSTLSQTDRREFANHLDRLLAKR
- a CDS encoding MipA/OmpV family protein — its product is MIRRIALSLSILFGNAQLSFADESFADELFSDQEYGIIGGSITYGESVFSTKSAPQFGATPNLFYSGPKGFIDGSLANWQLLPYVGLSGNWRFAEVSDTFVDLPNGIQDRDGNGELGITLGTVGARLTYLHDVTSEHNGYEVQLHLGRTLETWAQPFTITPYLEIDYRDKKLSNHLYGISNTESSASGLNQFDAGSTFVYQAGLIGLYEFTPTWIGIARADLIHHDSDSALIQRDLGWSFELGVTYRFAGL